From a region of the Thermoplasmata archaeon genome:
- a CDS encoding zinc ribbon domain-containing protein: AARPSEGDELLEDAKKLVAEVEDALAEHLEKHPEGAAQVSAAMEKLELARDFIKEGDGEAAMQFAMEARAALGGVGGGVAGRAGGGPAVAEGQAKRPSGGLRCPSCGEALEPEWTLCPACGHRTR, from the coding sequence GGCCGCGAGGCCTTCTGAAGGGGACGAGCTTCTCGAGGACGCAAAGAAGCTCGTCGCCGAGGTCGAGGACGCGCTCGCGGAGCATCTCGAGAAGCACCCGGAGGGAGCGGCGCAAGTCTCGGCCGCAATGGAGAAGCTCGAGCTAGCTCGCGACTTCATAAAGGAAGGCGACGGGGAGGCGGCGATGCAGTTTGCGATGGAGGCGAGGGCGGCGCTGGGAGGAGTTGGGGGAGGGGTAGCGGGCCGGGCTGGGGGAGGACCCGCGGTTGCGGAGGGGCAAGCGAAAAGGCCGAGCGGCGGTCTAAGGTGCCCCTCGTGCGGCGAGGCGCTTGAGCCCGAGTGGACTCTCTGCCCAGCATGCGGCCACAGGACACGATAA